A genomic region of Salinibacter pepae contains the following coding sequences:
- a CDS encoding ParM/StbA family protein, whose protein sequence is MLKTKSFPSVFETNTTELVDVADGLLEGLKVQVDDEQYVVGDLALREGTAPHKGINNAPSDLDYRLLLRAGLLVAQAGGADTPLTLTTGFPYSSYRVHRRSAGTLIEGKQEIEFDGRPFGEGEHSVVGLDIADVEVLPEIEGHVTATREGEVGEDDPFFAVSLGYGTFESVLSLPSGPVQRTATSGHGLRYATSMMAERLREKHYLDMPTEHQIDMAMRRGTVVAGRQRYDLSELRQKVLRVYYNDVVSPALKKAFDDSDFGQTRKMYLAGGGALYTELVDAFDDEFGDVLSLEVVPDPPTHVSRGFALHAAGVNGKSPDHAVGLDLGNANTSVTLFDRERA, encoded by the coding sequence ATGCTGAAAACAAAATCGTTTCCGAGTGTCTTCGAAACCAACACGACCGAGCTGGTCGACGTGGCCGACGGGCTTCTCGAGGGCCTGAAGGTCCAGGTCGATGATGAGCAGTACGTCGTCGGGGACCTTGCCCTCCGCGAGGGGACGGCCCCCCACAAGGGCATCAACAACGCCCCCTCCGACCTCGACTACCGCCTGTTGCTGCGGGCCGGGCTTCTGGTCGCCCAGGCCGGCGGGGCCGACACGCCACTGACGCTGACGACGGGCTTCCCCTACTCGTCGTACCGGGTCCACCGCCGGAGCGCGGGCACCCTGATTGAAGGCAAGCAGGAAATTGAGTTCGACGGGCGCCCCTTCGGCGAGGGCGAGCATTCGGTCGTGGGCCTGGACATTGCGGACGTGGAGGTCCTTCCGGAGATCGAGGGCCACGTGACGGCGACCCGCGAGGGGGAGGTGGGGGAGGACGATCCCTTCTTCGCCGTCTCGTTGGGGTACGGAACGTTCGAGTCCGTCTTGAGCCTTCCCTCCGGCCCCGTCCAGCGAACGGCGACGAGCGGACACGGGCTCCGCTACGCCACGTCGATGATGGCCGAGCGGCTCCGGGAGAAGCACTACCTGGACATGCCCACCGAGCACCAGATCGACATGGCGATGCGCCGGGGCACCGTCGTGGCCGGGCGCCAGCGGTACGACCTCTCGGAGCTTCGGCAGAAGGTGCTCCGCGTCTACTACAACGACGTCGTCTCCCCGGCCCTCAAAAAGGCCTTCGACGACAGCGACTTCGGACAGACCCGCAAGATGTACCTCGCCGGGGGCGGCGCGCTCTACACGGAGCTCGTGGACGCCTTCGACGACGAGTTTGGGGACGTGCTCTCCCTGGAGGTGGTGCCGGACCCGCCCACGCACGTGAGCCGAGGGTTTGCGCTCCACGCCGCCGGCGTAAACGGCAAGAGCCCGGACCACGCCGTCGGGCTCGACCTGGGCAACGCCAACACCTCCGTCACGCTGTTCGACCGGGAGCGCGCGTAG
- a CDS encoding bactofilin family protein — translation MFDFFRRSTDDEDTAPSSALSVLGEDTTAQGTFDLKKDDLRVDGILNGDVTTEGHVHVSRGGSIHGEIRAGSIRIAGDAAGILHAQADLVVLQTASVHGILCADALTIEDEADFEGGLCDTADQIPALKDAFFSAEAYTIPALSSSPDEPPADSSGQQPSEAAERSVTLDIEPSSPPEPTDTGEETASFRSLQEGDGLPESPSSSPAAPTTEPSDAEPETPDAENTDDTEDTLSTIEW, via the coding sequence ATGTTCGACTTTTTTCGACGCTCGACCGACGACGAGGACACCGCCCCCTCGTCGGCCCTCTCGGTGCTCGGGGAGGACACGACCGCCCAGGGGACGTTTGACCTGAAGAAGGACGACCTCCGGGTCGACGGGATCCTCAACGGGGACGTGACGACCGAGGGGCACGTGCACGTGTCCCGCGGGGGCAGCATCCACGGGGAGATTCGGGCCGGGTCGATCCGGATCGCCGGCGACGCGGCGGGAATCCTGCACGCGCAGGCGGACCTCGTCGTGCTGCAAACCGCGTCGGTGCACGGCATTCTGTGTGCCGACGCCCTGACGATCGAGGACGAGGCCGACTTTGAGGGGGGGCTGTGTGACACCGCGGACCAGATCCCCGCCCTGAAGGACGCCTTCTTCTCCGCCGAGGCATACACAATCCCTGCCCTTTCGTCGTCCCCCGACGAGCCCCCGGCCGACTCGTCGGGGCAACAGCCGTCCGAGGCCGCCGAGCGGTCCGTTACGCTCGACATTGAGCCGTCGTCGCCCCCCGAGCCCACCGATACCGGGGAGGAGACCGCATCCTTTCGCTCCCTCCAAGAAGGGGACGGCCTTCCGGAATCCCCGTCCTCCTCGCCGGCCGCCCCGACGACGGAACCGTCCGACGCCGAGCCCGAGACGCCGGATGCCGAGAACACCGACGACACGGAAGACACCCTCTCCACGATTGAGTGGTGA
- a CDS encoding thioredoxin family protein: MPPRSLGEVVTQAEAQETPILLEIYAPWCPYCQKMQETVYADSTVRATLDRQFTYARLNRDTTAGAHQFDGRTLSSKELGLALGARGVPTTVFMTPEGTPIAKQPGYIKRPMFLTMLRYFGSGAYEEQGFEAFRNQASE, encoded by the coding sequence ATGCCTCCTCGCTCGCTCGGGGAGGTGGTGACCCAGGCCGAGGCGCAGGAGACCCCGATTCTGCTGGAGATCTACGCGCCGTGGTGCCCCTACTGCCAGAAGATGCAGGAGACCGTCTACGCCGACTCCACGGTCCGGGCGACCCTGGACCGTCAGTTCACCTATGCCCGCCTCAACCGCGACACGACGGCAGGGGCGCATCAGTTCGACGGCCGCACGCTCTCGTCGAAAGAGCTGGGCCTAGCGCTCGGGGCGCGGGGCGTGCCCACCACGGTCTTCATGACCCCCGAGGGCACCCCGATTGCGAAGCAGCCCGGTTACATCAAGCGGCCCATGTTTCTGACGATGCTCCGGTACTTTGGCTCCGGGGCGTACGAGGAGCAGGGCTTCGAGGCGTTCCGAAATCAGGCGTCTGAGTGA
- a CDS encoding M23 family metallopeptidase, protein MELNTKYHAVRRFLEVVQVDLVEVIPTEEMGLAVEEVGGADGDENRSCESTKSLSKRLYPGSSGPGSECPPAEPPDDDVDETEVCPQDPLKDMDIRATCAGIEGGTYGDTRGPNNNQFHGGLDLDADKGTELFAIERGEVVQVDYLDDFGDYVVVQSSQNENQYFLYAHLSSTAVGEDDAVVQGRKLGETGKSGNAEEAECNQEHLHLEVREGDGTDLGWVKDLGGETVDPEEYIGTNFNEEGEAKSDQCS, encoded by the coding sequence GTGGAACTGAATACGAAGTATCATGCGGTTCGTCGATTCCTGGAGGTGGTGCAGGTGGACTTGGTGGAGGTTATCCCGACGGAGGAGATGGGGTTGGCGGTGGAGGAAGTGGGGGGGGCTGACGGAGACGAGAACAGGAGTTGCGAATCTACGAAAAGCCTTTCGAAGCGGCTATATCCAGGTTCGTCAGGGCCAGGATCGGAGTGCCCGCCGGCGGAACCGCCCGACGACGACGTGGATGAGACTGAAGTGTGTCCCCAGGATCCACTTAAGGATATGGACATTCGGGCGACATGTGCCGGAATTGAAGGGGGAACCTACGGTGACACGAGGGGGCCGAATAACAATCAGTTCCACGGAGGACTCGATCTTGATGCAGACAAGGGTACTGAGTTGTTCGCTATAGAGAGAGGTGAGGTTGTACAGGTGGATTACTTAGATGACTTCGGCGATTATGTTGTCGTTCAGTCTTCTCAAAACGAAAATCAATACTTTCTGTACGCTCACCTCAGTTCAACTGCAGTCGGAGAAGATGACGCTGTTGTTCAAGGACGTAAGCTTGGAGAAACTGGTAAGAGTGGGAACGCAGAGGAGGCAGAATGTAACCAGGAGCACCTCCACCTTGAGGTGCGTGAAGGGGATGGAACAGATCTTGGGTGGGTCAAGGATCTTGGGGGAGAAACTGTAGATCCTGAAGAGTATATCGGGACCAACTTCAACGAGGAGGGGGAAGCAAAGTCCGATCAATGTAGTTAG
- a CDS encoding CCA tRNA nucleotidyltransferase, whose product MTEAPSYTDIDTLADRLRDVPYESILRTIGRVAEREGIEAYAVGGMVRDVLLGRSTTDLDFVTVGPETGIALAEAVGEALGGRTAHVYPKFGTAAIRLPAADALPDGHPDDALVLEFVAARKESYRSDSRKPEVEAGTLEDDQYRRDFTVNAMAIHLTPARFGALLDPFGGRRDLERETIDTPLDPADTFEDDPLRMIRAARFATQLEFRVSDRVFDAMGTQAHRVEILSQERITEELHKMLEADTPSIGFKILEASGVLAHFMPEIQRLKGVDVVNGRDHKDNFYHTLEVLDNVAERTAGRPGTETRWLRWAALLHDIAKPKTKRFDPEDGWTFHGHEDVGARMIPDLFRKWRLPTDERLDYVQKLVRLHLRPIALADEKVTDSAVRRLLYEAGDDIDDLMTLVRSDVTSNNPDRRRRYQRAFDRVEKKMRAVEEKDRLRNFEPPVDGYEIMETLGIEEGVAVGIAKTWIREAILDGEIANEHDAAYDHLMAIKDAALRRGALFEAMQDRLEGPENRALGAIKEVVFEDPDLPDDREAALDYLDAVKTEVLTADDADSNDDA is encoded by the coding sequence ATGACGGAAGCCCCTTCCTACACTGACATCGACACCCTGGCCGACCGGCTGCGGGACGTTCCCTACGAGTCGATCCTGCGCACAATCGGGCGCGTGGCCGAGCGGGAGGGCATCGAGGCGTACGCCGTGGGCGGCATGGTGCGCGACGTGCTCCTGGGCCGCTCCACCACGGACCTCGACTTCGTCACCGTGGGGCCCGAGACCGGCATTGCACTGGCCGAGGCGGTGGGCGAGGCCCTCGGCGGCCGCACCGCACACGTCTACCCCAAGTTCGGCACCGCCGCAATCCGCCTCCCCGCCGCGGACGCGCTCCCCGACGGCCACCCGGACGACGCGCTCGTGCTGGAGTTCGTGGCCGCCCGCAAGGAGAGCTACCGCTCCGACTCCCGGAAGCCGGAGGTGGAGGCCGGCACGCTGGAGGACGACCAGTACCGCCGCGACTTCACGGTCAACGCGATGGCGATCCACCTCACGCCGGCCCGCTTTGGCGCCCTCCTCGATCCGTTCGGCGGCCGGCGCGACCTGGAGCGGGAGACGATCGACACGCCCCTCGACCCGGCGGACACGTTCGAAGACGACCCCCTCCGCATGATCCGGGCCGCCCGCTTTGCCACGCAGCTCGAGTTTCGGGTGTCCGACCGCGTGTTTGACGCGATGGGGACGCAGGCCCACCGCGTCGAGATCCTGAGCCAGGAGCGCATCACCGAAGAGCTCCACAAGATGCTGGAGGCCGACACGCCGTCCATCGGCTTCAAGATCCTGGAGGCCTCCGGCGTGCTGGCGCACTTTATGCCCGAGATCCAGCGGCTGAAGGGGGTGGACGTGGTCAACGGACGCGACCACAAGGACAACTTCTACCACACGCTCGAGGTGCTCGACAACGTCGCGGAGCGGACCGCCGGCCGGCCCGGAACGGAGACGCGCTGGCTCCGGTGGGCCGCCCTCCTCCACGATATCGCCAAGCCCAAGACCAAGCGATTCGATCCGGAGGACGGCTGGACCTTTCACGGCCACGAGGACGTGGGCGCCCGCATGATTCCGGACCTCTTCCGCAAGTGGCGCCTGCCGACCGACGAGCGGCTGGACTACGTGCAGAAACTGGTCCGCCTCCACCTCCGCCCCATCGCCCTGGCGGACGAGAAGGTCACCGACTCGGCCGTGCGCCGCCTGCTCTACGAGGCCGGGGACGACATCGACGACCTCATGACCCTGGTGCGGTCGGACGTCACCTCGAACAACCCGGACCGGCGCCGCCGCTACCAGCGCGCCTTCGACCGCGTGGAGAAAAAGATGCGGGCCGTGGAGGAGAAGGACCGCCTCCGCAACTTCGAGCCGCCGGTAGACGGGTACGAGATCATGGAGACGCTCGGCATCGAGGAGGGGGTGGCCGTGGGCATCGCCAAGACGTGGATCCGCGAGGCGATTCTCGACGGCGAGATCGCCAACGAGCACGACGCGGCCTACGACCACCTCATGGCGATCAAGGACGCGGCGCTCCGCCGCGGCGCCCTCTTCGAGGCGATGCAGGACCGCCTGGAGGGGCCGGAGAACCGGGCGCTGGGGGCGATCAAGGAGGTCGTCTTTGAGGACCCGGACCTGCCGGACGACCGCGAGGCGGCACTGGACTACCTGGACGCGGTTAAGACGGAGGTGCTAACCGCGGACGATGCGGACTCCAACGACGACGCCTGA
- a CDS encoding alanine racemase, whose translation MTISDLPTPALLIEQSRLQANLATMQARADANDVALRPHTKTHKSVALANEQRNRGAEGLTVATVHEAETFVNAGFEDMRVAYPVTGRNKHERLQALRADSKISFTVDTVAGADQASAVYAEADIPVDVLIEVDVGHGRCGVHWADDAAAVTLARRIASLPGLHLAGILTHAGQAYDGPSDGETETDALRRASRQERDRMLSVASALAETDGVNVTPDNFEISVGSTPSMAAFTNATRDGFRVTEIRPGNYVMHDAMQVALGAATLGDCALTVRTTVVSTQQKPDGTAHAFVDAGKKVFTTDTGYGTEGHGIALADAAQMRPHPNLHVDHLSEEHGWLTMTGDADLTVGDRLRIVPNHACVTVATQDTLHVVDGPSVVDRWSVDARGG comes from the coding sequence GTGACGATTTCCGACCTTCCCACCCCGGCCCTTCTGATCGAACAGTCGCGCCTGCAGGCCAACCTCGCGACCATGCAGGCCCGGGCCGACGCGAACGACGTGGCCCTGCGCCCCCACACGAAGACCCACAAATCGGTCGCCCTCGCGAACGAGCAGAGGAACCGCGGCGCCGAAGGGCTGACCGTCGCCACCGTGCACGAGGCCGAGACGTTCGTGAACGCCGGATTTGAGGACATGCGCGTGGCCTATCCGGTCACCGGCCGCAACAAGCATGAGCGACTGCAGGCGCTTCGGGCCGATTCCAAAATCTCATTCACCGTCGACACCGTGGCGGGCGCCGACCAGGCGTCGGCGGTCTACGCCGAGGCGGACATCCCGGTGGACGTGCTCATCGAGGTGGACGTGGGCCACGGGCGCTGCGGCGTGCACTGGGCGGACGACGCGGCGGCGGTCACGCTGGCCCGTCGCATCGCCTCCCTGCCGGGCCTGCACCTCGCAGGGATCCTGACCCACGCCGGGCAGGCCTACGACGGGCCGTCCGACGGCGAGACCGAGACCGACGCGCTCCGTCGCGCCTCGCGGCAGGAGCGCGACCGGATGCTGTCGGTGGCATCCGCTCTCGCCGAGACCGATGGCGTAAACGTGACGCCGGACAACTTTGAGATCAGCGTCGGCTCCACGCCGTCGATGGCCGCCTTCACGAACGCAACGCGCGACGGCTTCCGCGTCACCGAGATCCGCCCCGGCAACTACGTGATGCACGACGCGATGCAGGTGGCCCTCGGCGCCGCGACGCTCGGCGACTGCGCCCTCACGGTGCGTACGACCGTCGTCAGCACGCAGCAAAAACCCGACGGCACCGCCCACGCGTTCGTGGACGCGGGCAAGAAGGTGTTCACCACGGACACCGGCTACGGCACGGAGGGGCACGGCATCGCCCTGGCCGATGCCGCGCAGATGCGCCCTCACCCGAACCTCCACGTCGATCATCTCTCGGAGGAGCACGGGTGGCTCACGATGACCGGTGATGCGGACCTGACGGTGGGCGACCGGCTCCGCATCGTGCCCAACCACGCCTGCGTCACCGTGGCCACCCAAGACACCCTCCACGTCGTCGACGGCCCCTCCGTCGTCGACAGGTGGTCGGTCGACGCCCGAGGGGGGTAA
- a CDS encoding peptidylprolyl isomerase: MRTWLALPLVCLWSLTGAAAQPMPERPSDDLLTRPALQAVVKAQVDRNGALLREQIGADDADVRARAALALASVRDTSAIPGLLDLLSDSVPLVRTDAAFALGQMPSGVPAAPLLQALRFERDPSVQRRLIDALGATGNAQSLRGLIRLRLPPARHSDLALAIARYGMRGVTDSTATTWLLSHLRDDDPWTRRNAAYALGRVEALAAGRADTIRAVLNDTAPDDPAAMHLLGALGATGDAADAPRLADWLRTAPDWRTRVEAARALSARSAPGESQSVLVATLNDGHPLVARTAAETLAGLDWSPNRVAAVGAWLDAHPRRWRVAAPLLLGLARNGRSERVLNTVGRWRTERSPVVYAAALPALAPIDAPRADSLLGAALRSDDVRVGAAGVQTLVARWDRTRPRNAEAVFDRLSAAVRRGDPALLYHGAPALADSAFAPRGAADTLAATYRTLATPDDLEGMTAVLGALGTLGGPTAEPILRDALDHPHHAIRNAAAQGLSEATDTTVTAAAKPLPETPSIDWNYLQALGPHPRLVLETNRGTVTIALDTEQAPQTVQAITRFAREGRYDGVPFHRVVPNFVVQGGDFARRDGFGGPGVFLRTEATRIGHRRGTVGMASAGTDTEGSQFFVSHSMQPHLDGGYTAFGRVTDGMDVVDRLRAFDRIEDARVEATDE; this comes from the coding sequence ATGCGGACTTGGCTTGCCCTCCCGCTCGTCTGTCTCTGGAGCCTCACGGGCGCGGCCGCGCAGCCGATGCCCGAGCGCCCATCCGACGACCTGCTGACGCGCCCTGCGCTGCAGGCGGTCGTGAAGGCCCAGGTCGACCGAAACGGCGCCCTGCTCCGCGAACAGATTGGGGCCGACGACGCCGACGTGCGGGCCCGGGCCGCCCTTGCCCTCGCCTCCGTTCGGGACACCAGCGCCATTCCCGGGCTCCTCGACCTGCTCAGCGACAGCGTGCCCCTCGTCCGCACCGACGCCGCATTCGCCCTCGGCCAGATGCCGTCGGGGGTGCCGGCGGCCCCGCTGCTTCAAGCCCTACGCTTCGAGCGCGACCCCTCGGTGCAACGACGGCTCATCGACGCACTCGGCGCGACGGGCAACGCCCAATCTCTGCGCGGCCTCATTCGGCTTCGTCTCCCCCCGGCCCGTCATTCCGACCTGGCGCTGGCGATCGCCCGCTACGGCATGCGCGGCGTAACCGACTCGACGGCCACGACCTGGCTTCTGAGCCACCTGCGGGACGACGACCCGTGGACGCGCCGCAACGCGGCGTACGCGCTGGGGCGGGTGGAGGCCCTCGCCGCCGGCCGCGCCGACACGATCCGTGCCGTGCTCAACGACACGGCCCCCGACGACCCGGCCGCCATGCACCTGCTTGGGGCCCTGGGCGCGACGGGCGACGCCGCCGATGCACCTCGCCTGGCGGATTGGCTCCGGACGGCCCCCGACTGGCGCACACGCGTGGAGGCCGCCCGGGCGCTCTCCGCGCGTTCCGCCCCCGGCGAATCCCAGAGCGTCCTCGTCGCGACCCTCAACGACGGCCATCCGCTCGTGGCCCGCACGGCCGCCGAGACGCTGGCCGGGCTCGACTGGTCCCCCAACCGCGTCGCGGCCGTCGGGGCCTGGCTCGACGCCCATCCCCGCCGGTGGCGCGTGGCCGCGCCGCTGCTGCTCGGCCTCGCCCGGAACGGACGTTCGGAGCGGGTCCTCAATACCGTCGGCCGCTGGCGCACTGAACGATCCCCCGTCGTCTACGCCGCGGCCCTGCCCGCCCTGGCCCCGATCGACGCGCCCCGTGCCGACTCGCTGCTGGGGGCGGCCCTCCGCAGCGACGACGTGCGGGTGGGCGCCGCGGGCGTGCAAACCCTCGTGGCCCGATGGGACCGCACCCGACCACGGAACGCAGAGGCCGTGTTCGACCGACTCTCCGCCGCCGTGCGCCGGGGCGACCCGGCGCTCCTCTACCACGGCGCGCCCGCCCTCGCCGACTCGGCCTTCGCCCCACGGGGCGCCGCCGACACGCTCGCCGCCACCTACCGCACGCTCGCCACGCCCGACGACCTGGAGGGCATGACGGCCGTGCTGGGGGCTCTCGGCACGCTCGGGGGCCCTACCGCCGAACCGATCCTCCGCGACGCGCTCGACCACCCGCACCACGCGATCCGAAACGCCGCCGCACAGGGACTTTCTGAGGCAACCGACACCACGGTGACTGCCGCAGCGAAGCCGCTCCCGGAGACGCCCTCAATCGACTGGAACTACCTTCAGGCGTTGGGCCCCCACCCACGCCTCGTGTTGGAAACGAACCGGGGCACGGTCACGATCGCGCTCGACACCGAGCAGGCGCCCCAAACCGTGCAGGCGATCACACGGTTTGCCCGGGAGGGGCGCTACGACGGCGTGCCGTTCCACCGCGTGGTGCCCAACTTCGTGGTGCAGGGCGGCGACTTTGCGCGACGGGACGGCTTCGGCGGGCCGGGGGTCTTTCTCCGCACCGAAGCGACGCGCATCGGCCACCGGCGGGGCACCGTCGGCATGGCCAGTGCCGGCACAGATACGGAGGGCAGCCAGTTCTTTGTCTCCCACAGCATGCAGCCGCACCTGGACGGCGGCTACACCGCCTTTGGGCGCGTGACGGACGGGATGGACGTGGTGGATCGGCTCCGCGCCTTCGACCGGATCGAAGACGCCCGGGTGGAGGCGACGGACGAATAG
- a CDS encoding class I SAM-dependent methyltransferase, translated as MSAFPTPTPADDNDDLRAFFDALAADPSERHGRADKLLRHRLRILDRHAQIAPSDTVLDIGCGDGTHLRALAGRIESGIGVDLSREMIATARQHADHPDLCFRVDDAETLSTVPAGSVDKVICVGVLEHVLRPRRVLGQAARVLKPTGRFLALTLNGTYWWYRLADRLGLPTRHLSTDRRLRPAEGRRLLEESGLIPEVGFWDFVPSGDLPSPLPLLCRLLDRMGRPTSSASFQGGLRLHGRPA; from the coding sequence ATGTCTGCGTTTCCCACGCCGACTCCAGCCGACGACAACGATGACCTCCGCGCCTTTTTTGATGCGCTGGCCGCCGACCCGTCCGAGCGGCACGGCCGTGCCGACAAGTTGCTGCGGCACCGACTGCGCATTCTCGACCGCCACGCCCAGATCGCCCCGTCCGACACAGTCCTCGACATCGGGTGTGGCGACGGCACGCATCTCCGAGCCCTCGCCGGTCGGATTGAGAGCGGCATCGGAGTTGATCTGTCCCGAGAGATGATCGCGACGGCGCGGCAGCATGCCGATCACCCCGACCTCTGTTTTCGGGTCGATGATGCCGAGACCCTATCGACGGTCCCGGCCGGATCGGTTGACAAGGTGATTTGCGTGGGGGTGCTGGAGCACGTGCTCCGTCCACGTCGTGTGCTAGGGCAGGCGGCGCGTGTGTTGAAGCCGACGGGCCGATTCCTCGCCCTCACGCTCAACGGGACGTACTGGTGGTACCGCCTGGCCGATCGCCTCGGGCTGCCCACACGCCATCTCTCGACCGACCGGCGGCTGCGCCCGGCCGAGGGGCGGCGGCTCCTGGAAGAAAGTGGACTGATCCCGGAGGTGGGCTTCTGGGATTTCGTCCCGAGCGGGGACCTGCCCAGCCCACTGCCCCTGCTGTGTCGGCTCCTCGATCGAATGGGTCGCCCGACGTCGAGCGCGTCCTTCCAGGGAGGGCTTCGGCTTCACGGACGGCCGGCGTGA
- a CDS encoding sulfatase-like hydrolase/transferase, with product MPDWPGWAVAVGGLMGLNVLLQVPALLFGTLPWPLASSYLVDPLRLHHLLSLDLLGLACVLALIPYRAGWSPVRALVAGSVPFLLCYGVYDAAVQSMLHRSPIVYADAPHLVGAGHLLLNLQMPWWHVLGLVVALGVLALLARTLPGLIRYLHVHLRRPPLHHSVLGVSGVILVLVLWAAVTDRGVERETYQSACFSVAECMVRNANASIELSRDLARSSSTPADSTYRTYQALRWDRPPSLYVVVLESYGSVLAAPPHRALYDGLMGPVSDSLAASGWHAATAHSSAPVSGGLSWLSVATTLLGTPIEHQPLFDMLRPKLPRYPHLVRTLQQQGYTTATLQPPVRKRAGLSVHNLYGFDRTFYFEDLDYRGPDYGWGIVPDQYSLAVAHNQFVEQTARPFFLFFEAVSSHAPWTAPPPPLVDDPLSLGNRASEGRPETSRSPSADDAASLQERPPVEQLFRQIEYDWRVLADYLQAKAPSNSLVVVLGDHQPPGIDNAGSATPVHMLSRDASLVRRFEDYGFSEGLQPSAAPDTLHHAGLYSMLTRVLTAHSETDIDSSPVLPPYHPQGIEHSALLPTP from the coding sequence ATGCCCGATTGGCCAGGATGGGCGGTGGCCGTGGGGGGCCTCATGGGCCTGAATGTGCTGCTGCAGGTCCCTGCTCTGCTCTTTGGTACGCTGCCGTGGCCGCTTGCCAGTTCCTACCTTGTAGACCCCCTACGACTTCACCACCTGCTCAGCCTTGATCTTCTTGGGCTTGCCTGCGTGCTCGCCCTGATCCCCTACAGGGCTGGATGGTCCCCCGTCCGGGCACTCGTGGCGGGGAGCGTTCCGTTTCTTCTGTGCTACGGGGTCTACGATGCTGCCGTGCAGAGCATGCTCCACCGAAGCCCCATCGTCTATGCGGACGCTCCTCACCTCGTCGGTGCGGGGCACCTGCTTCTGAACCTGCAGATGCCCTGGTGGCACGTTCTGGGGCTGGTTGTGGCTCTGGGGGTGCTCGCTCTACTTGCAAGGACGTTGCCGGGCCTGATCCGGTACCTGCACGTCCATCTTCGACGCCCGCCTCTGCATCACAGTGTACTCGGCGTGTCCGGCGTCATTCTTGTCCTTGTTCTGTGGGCCGCCGTGACGGATCGCGGCGTGGAGCGAGAAACGTACCAGTCCGCCTGCTTCTCCGTGGCCGAATGCATGGTCCGCAACGCGAACGCCTCCATCGAGTTGAGCCGCGACCTTGCGCGCTCCTCCTCCACGCCCGCGGACTCAACCTACCGCACGTACCAGGCTCTTCGTTGGGACCGCCCGCCCTCGCTGTACGTCGTGGTGCTGGAGTCGTACGGCTCCGTCCTTGCGGCCCCTCCCCATCGCGCACTGTACGATGGGCTCATGGGACCGGTGTCCGACTCCCTGGCGGCGTCGGGCTGGCACGCGGCCACGGCCCACAGCAGCGCGCCCGTCTCCGGAGGCCTCTCGTGGCTCAGTGTGGCGACGACACTCTTGGGGACGCCAATCGAGCACCAACCCTTGTTCGACATGCTACGGCCAAAGCTGCCGCGCTATCCGCACCTCGTCCGGACCCTCCAGCAGCAGGGGTACACCACGGCAACCCTGCAGCCGCCGGTTCGGAAGCGCGCGGGCCTCTCCGTGCACAACCTGTACGGGTTCGACCGGACCTTTTATTTCGAAGACCTCGACTACCGGGGGCCCGACTACGGATGGGGCATCGTGCCGGACCAGTATAGCCTGGCCGTGGCTCACAACCAGTTCGTCGAGCAGACGGCCCGGCCGTTCTTTCTGTTCTTCGAGGCGGTGTCGTCGCACGCCCCCTGGACCGCTCCACCGCCCCCACTCGTCGACGACCCACTGTCGCTGGGCAACCGCGCATCGGAGGGCCGCCCCGAGACTAGCCGGTCACCTTCGGCAGATGATGCTGCTTCCCTGCAAGAGCGGCCGCCGGTCGAGCAGCTGTTCCGCCAGATCGAGTACGACTGGCGCGTACTTGCGGACTACCTCCAGGCCAAGGCGCCCTCGAACAGCCTCGTTGTCGTTCTGGGGGACCATCAGCCGCCCGGAATCGACAACGCAGGCTCGGCAACCCCCGTTCACATGCTGAGCCGCGACGCGTCTCTGGTCCGTCGCTTCGAAGACTACGGCTTTTCCGAGGGGCTCCAGCCGTCCGCAGCCCCCGACACGCTTCACCACGCCGGACTGTATTCGATGCTCACCCGCGTGCTCACCGCGCACAGCGAAACTGACATCGACTCATCGCCCGTCCTGCCGCCGTACCATCCGCAAGGCATAGAGCACTCCGCGCTTCTCCCTACTCCCTAG